A part of bacterium genomic DNA contains:
- the porA gene encoding pyruvate ferredoxin oxidoreductase: MKKITQSLTGNEAAALALRQVEPDVLAIYPITPTTEIMQIISHYVERKKMRSELILAESEHSAMSACVGASASGVRTATASASQGLIYMHEILPIASGLRLPVVMVVGNRAISAPINIHGDHSDTMAVKDSGWLQLYAENPQEVYDLIINAFPIAEKARLPVMICMDGFITTHELAKIETLPDKEVKKIVGPFVPKNHLFNKKPVTIGHLALPDSYMELKLSVAKAIKEAKKTIEITFAKFNHLYKTSYSFIEVVNPEAKTFLVAMSSVCGTVKEYIQKHPEIGLLKLRCFRPFPKYEIIKALEKTDKIIVLDRAEAMKGDKGHLYEEVRSALYDLEKKPLVFGEIYGLGGRDFYPQDLEKIISRYA, from the coding sequence ATGAAAAAAATTACCCAAAGTCTAACCGGCAATGAAGCGGCAGCACTGGCTCTGCGTCAAGTCGAACCAGATGTGTTAGCAATTTACCCCATTACCCCTACCACAGAAATAATGCAGATAATTTCTCATTATGTGGAAAGAAAAAAAATGAGGTCAGAATTGATTTTGGCAGAGTCAGAACACTCAGCGATGTCTGCCTGTGTCGGAGCCTCTGCCTCAGGCGTAAGAACGGCTACCGCTAGTGCCTCTCAAGGACTCATTTATATGCACGAAATTCTGCCTATTGCCTCAGGCTTAAGACTTCCTGTTGTAATGGTTGTGGGAAACCGAGCCATCTCTGCTCCTATTAATATCCACGGAGACCATTCAGACACCATGGCAGTAAAAGACTCGGGCTGGCTCCAGTTATACGCAGAAAACCCCCAAGAGGTATACGATCTCATAATCAACGCTTTCCCTATCGCCGAAAAAGCACGACTGCCAGTAATGATTTGTATGGACGGATTTATCACCACCCATGAGTTAGCAAAAATAGAAACTTTACCTGATAAAGAAGTAAAAAAAATAGTGGGCCCTTTTGTCCCCAAAAACCATCTTTTTAATAAAAAACCAGTCACAATAGGACATCTCGCCCTTCCTGATTCTTATATGGAATTAAAATTATCTGTGGCTAAAGCTATTAAAGAAGCGAAGAAAACCATTGAAATCACCTTTGCAAAATTTAATCACCTCTACAAAACCTCTTATTCTTTTATTGAGGTAGTCAATCCAGAAGCAAAAACATTTTTGGTAGCTATGAGTTCAGTGTGTGGAACAGTTAAAGAATATATCCAAAAGCATCCGGAAATTGGCCTCTTAAAACTCCGATGCTTCCGTCCTTTTCCTAAATATGAAATTATCAAAGCTCTTGAAAAAACAGATAAAATTATTGTTTTAGACCGAGCAGAAGCAATGAAAGGAGACAAAGGCCACCTTTACGAAGAAGTACGCTCTGCTCTTTATGATCTGGAAAAGAAACCCTTAGTTTTTGGAGAAATTTATGGGCTGGGAGGAAGAGATTTTTATCCTCAAGATCTCGAAAAAATAATCAGCCGCTATGCCTAA
- a CDS encoding 2,3-bisphosphoglycerate-independent phosphoglycerate mutase — MAFLDILKQKVYRPVVLLILDGWGIAPSWGGNAISIASTKNFDYLWRTFPHTTLCASGECVGLPGHEAGNSEVGHLNIGAGRDLDLDISRINKAIENGSFFQNESFLKAIHHIEKTNGSIHLIGLLSDGGVHSHINHLFALLEMLQKFKVKKVFIHPILDGRDTPQSQALIYIEKLKDKIKKLQIGQIATLAGRFYAMDRDRRWERTKTYYETLTLGKAKTFPSPEKAISFFYRHGYNDELMPPAVINKQGTIKDGDAVILFNFRADRARQITQAFLQKPFKGFRRKKLEDLFFVTFVPYFEYDIKLPAIFAFKPQPIHKPLGEVLAQHNFKQFHLAETEKYAHVTYFFNGTREKPFKGEDREIVPSPKVKTYDLKPEMSVYKVTNVFLEKIKMQKYHFFVVNFANLDMVGHTGQIQAVVQAAKHVDNCLKNVFLAVQKTRGILLITADHGNAEEMINPQTGEINPEHTNNPVPFIYINLGEQKNIYLKTGQALKNIAPFILQLFNLNPPQEMTAEPLASFTPVQKPKNDTPDNYWSI, encoded by the coding sequence ATGGCTTTTTTGGATATTTTAAAACAGAAAGTTTACCGTCCAGTAGTGCTTTTAATTTTAGACGGTTGGGGCATAGCCCCCAGCTGGGGCGGCAATGCTATCAGCATAGCCTCAACTAAAAACTTTGATTATCTTTGGCGCACCTTCCCGCACACTACCCTCTGTGCTTCAGGAGAATGCGTAGGGCTACCCGGACACGAAGCAGGCAATTCAGAAGTCGGACACCTCAATATAGGAGCAGGCAGAGATTTGGATTTAGACATAAGCCGCATCAACAAAGCTATTGAAAACGGCTCTTTTTTTCAGAATGAAAGTTTTCTTAAAGCTATTCATCATATTGAAAAAACTAATGGCTCTATTCATCTCATTGGTCTTTTAAGCGACGGTGGAGTCCATTCTCACATTAACCATCTTTTTGCCTTATTGGAAATGCTACAAAAATTTAAAGTGAAAAAAGTCTTTATCCACCCTATACTAGACGGAAGAGATACGCCCCAATCCCAAGCCCTGATATATATTGAAAAACTAAAAGATAAAATTAAAAAACTCCAAATTGGGCAAATAGCAACGCTGGCAGGAAGATTTTACGCTATGGACAGAGACAGGCGCTGGGAAAGAACCAAAACTTACTATGAAACTTTAACATTAGGCAAAGCTAAGACTTTTCCTTCACCAGAGAAGGCAATTAGCTTCTTTTACCGACATGGCTATAATGACGAATTAATGCCACCAGCAGTAATTAACAAACAAGGCACAATAAAAGACGGCGACGCAGTGATTCTTTTTAACTTTAGAGCTGATAGAGCCAGACAGATAACTCAAGCTTTTTTACAGAAACCATTCAAGGGGTTTAGAAGAAAAAAATTAGAAGATCTCTTTTTTGTTACTTTTGTCCCTTATTTTGAATATGACATTAAACTGCCAGCTATATTTGCTTTCAAACCTCAACCTATACACAAACCACTAGGAGAAGTTTTAGCCCAACATAATTTTAAACAGTTTCATTTAGCAGAAACAGAAAAATATGCCCACGTGACTTACTTTTTTAATGGCACAAGAGAAAAACCATTTAAAGGCGAAGATCGAGAGATTGTGCCTTCACCTAAAGTAAAGACATACGATCTAAAACCAGAAATGAGTGTTTATAAAGTGACTAATGTTTTTTTGGAAAAAATAAAGATGCAAAAATACCACTTTTTTGTTGTTAATTTTGCTAATCTTGATATGGTAGGCCACACTGGGCAGATTCAAGCAGTAGTCCAAGCCGCTAAACATGTAGACAACTGCTTAAAAAATGTGTTTTTAGCAGTACAAAAAACAAGAGGCATCCTTTTAATAACCGCAGATCACGGAAACGCTGAAGAGATGATTAACCCCCAAACAGGCGAAATCAACCCTGAACACACTAACAATCCTGTTCCTTTTATTTATATTAATTTAGGAGAACAAAAAAATATCTATCTAAAAACCGGCCAAGCACTAAAAAATATCGCTCCCTTTATACTTCAACTTTTTAATCTTAACCCCCCCCAAGAAATGACTGCTGAACCTCTAGCCAGCTTTACTCCGGTTCAAAAACCAAAAAACGATACCCCTGATAACTACTGGTCAATTTAA
- a CDS encoding propanediol utilization protein produces the protein MKVILEPTARHIHLCQKDAELLFGKGFKFEILRPLSQPGQFATTTKVKIKSGGRILEVRVLGPYREFTQMEVAPSDLYYLQTTAPQKISAQNDGGKIEIIGPKGRIIRQALILHQRHIHLTKEDLEKLKQKLGANLHNTDVVRLKIKGKRGGILDNVVLRVSEKANFRAHIDIDEANALGVKFKTEAEIIL, from the coding sequence ATGAAAGTTATTCTTGAACCAACTGCTCGCCACATCCACCTTTGCCAAAAAGATGCGGAACTTCTTTTTGGGAAAGGTTTTAAGTTTGAAATTTTACGCCCGCTTTCTCAACCAGGGCAATTCGCTACTACCACAAAAGTAAAAATAAAATCCGGAGGTCGGATACTTGAAGTAAGAGTCCTCGGGCCCTATCGTGAATTCACTCAAATGGAAGTTGCTCCTTCAGATTTGTACTATCTTCAAACCACCGCTCCTCAAAAAATAAGCGCTCAAAATGATGGAGGGAAAATAGAAATTATTGGCCCAAAAGGAAGAATAATTCGCCAAGCTTTAATTTTACATCAGCGGCATATCCATTTGACAAAAGAAGATCTGGAAAAATTAAAACAAAAATTAGGAGCGAATTTACATAATACAGATGTTGTCCGTTTAAAAATCAAGGGTAAAAGAGGAGGAATTTTGGATAATGTCGTGCTTCGTGTATCAGAAAAAGCAAATTTTCGAGCCCACATTGATATTGACGAGGCAAATGCCTTGGGTGTAAAGTTTAAAACTGAAGCTGAAATTATTCTTTAA
- a CDS encoding 2-oxoacid:acceptor oxidoreductase family protein, which translates to MKKIEIRWHGKGGQGVKTASLLLAEGINETPLFAQAFPEYGPERTGSPIEAYNRISEKEILAHYPLLEPNIVVIADLQLPAEVYEKKTTKKTIFLFPAEKSSVKNRTIMTNIKSFAQKHKIRFLNMGLVGAVVGILEKKFKLPAPPILAGIKKRIDRKFPPRLARLNFEFVQAGYKETKKIKE; encoded by the coding sequence ATGAAAAAAATAGAAATTCGTTGGCATGGAAAAGGAGGACAAGGAGTTAAAACTGCTTCTTTGCTTTTAGCCGAAGGAATAAACGAAACCCCGCTTTTTGCCCAAGCTTTTCCCGAATATGGCCCGGAACGAACCGGATCACCAATAGAAGCCTACAACCGCATCTCTGAGAAAGAAATCCTAGCCCACTACCCTCTACTTGAACCTAATATAGTAGTGATAGCTGATCTCCAGTTGCCAGCAGAAGTTTATGAGAAAAAAACAACAAAAAAAACGATTTTTCTTTTTCCCGCAGAAAAAAGCTCGGTTAAAAATAGGACTATTATGACAAACATTAAAAGTTTTGCCCAAAAACACAAAATACGTTTCCTTAATATGGGTTTAGTAGGAGCGGTAGTAGGTATTTTAGAGAAAAAATTTAAACTCCCCGCCCCTCCCATTTTGGCAGGCATTAAAAAAAGAATTGACCGGAAATTCCCACCCCGGTTAGCAAGATTAAATTTTGAGTTCGTCCAAGCAGGATACAAGGAAACTAAAAAAATAAAGGAATGA